Below is a window of Edaphobacter dinghuensis DNA.
AGAGCCAAGCAGAGCGGTTCCCGCAAAAATAAGAAACGGCCACACCAATGATTGACGGCGAAGACTTTTATCTGAGAGATAGGCCACCAGCAGCATCGCCAGCACTGCGAACAGATACGGAATCGCGCTCAGCAGTCCGGTGATGCCGATGCCCAGCGAGCTGCCCTGGCGAATGATCGTGGGCAGCCAGAGCACAAAGCCATAGACGCCGATGCTCCAGCAAAAATACTGCGCCGAGAGCAGAAGCACGTCAGGCCGAATGAGGACACGGCCAAGGCTGCCCATCTTGGGTAAGCTGGCTTGTTCTGCCGCGAGCTGACTATTGAGTAGTGCGCTCGCCTCTGTGCTCATCCACGACGCTTTTTCCGGACGGTCGCGGACGATCATTATCCAGACGAAGGCCCACACGATTGAGGGAGCGCCTTCGAGGATGAACGTCATCTGCCATCCGAATAACCGAATCAAGAAGCCGGTGATCGCCGACATCCACAGAATGGTGGCGGGGTTACCGAGGATCAGGATGGCGTTGGCGCGCGAGCGCTCCGAGCGCGTGAACCAGTTCGTCAGCAGAAGCAGCATCGCCGGAAAGATCAGGCTCTCGGCGACGCCGAGCAGAAGGCGATCGACGGCCAGCAGCCAGAAGCTGCGGATGACGCCGGTCAACGCAGCCAGCGCACCCCATACGATCAGCGTGAAAAAGATCAATCGGCTAGTGTTTCTGCGCCGCGCATAGGCGATGCCCGG
It encodes the following:
- a CDS encoding MFS transporter, with protein sequence MNQTSAEEVTANLRRRWLLLLPAVFVTYSLAYLDRANYGFGAAAGLAATLHITDSQTALLGSLFFLGYFFFQVPGIAYARRRNTSRLIFFTLIVWGALAALTGVIRSFWLLAVDRLLLGVAESLIFPAMLLLLTNWFTRSERSRANAILILGNPATILWMSAITGFLIRLFGWQMTFILEGAPSIVWAFVWIMIVRDRPEKASWMSTEASALLNSQLAAEQASLPKMGSLGRVLIRPDVLLLSAQYFCWSIGVYGFVLWLPTIIRQGSSLGIGITGLLSAIPYLFAVLAMLLVAYLSDKSLRRQSLVWPFLIFAGTALLGSFLFAAHSFWLAYGCLIIAGGAMFAPYGPFFAILPEIVPSNVCGEAMALVNSFGALGAFFGSWIVGLLQSRTGNSRAGYLLMAIALIVSGFIMILGFRKSVPASRDQPDEVSLDAEIVAPRIP